A single Lysinibacter sp. HNR DNA region contains:
- a CDS encoding aminotransferase class IV, with the protein MSHHPIATERLFLWRSEGKLHEIAPDTERSLLAADSHRVSHGQVVALHQHHKRFRDFSRGIDASLTEQLDAYYRAAGSLLGDGEEWFPRYEILAPNDTLFSSVEPQQKKGPILALLIRPAPLITPLVSAVSTLRDPRHSPTIKGPDIPALACLNSSTRTEDIYAHNNLEVWHETIMCTPGGGPVEGTTTSLLFWRGETLFHIDDTAQRISSITEGIVRRVAKQEGSAIRPETAPLERIIEEASAGECEVWAVNALHGIRAVIAINNTVLAAPKAERLERFSLQRSHAKESLSVQ; encoded by the coding sequence GTGTCACACCACCCGATCGCCACCGAGCGTCTTTTCCTCTGGCGGAGCGAGGGAAAACTGCACGAAATTGCCCCCGACACGGAACGTTCCCTCTTGGCGGCTGACTCTCATCGAGTGTCACACGGACAGGTCGTGGCACTTCATCAGCATCACAAGCGTTTCCGCGATTTCTCTCGAGGCATCGATGCCTCTCTCACAGAGCAGTTGGATGCCTACTACAGGGCCGCGGGATCACTCCTCGGCGACGGGGAGGAATGGTTTCCGCGCTACGAAATACTTGCACCAAACGACACACTCTTCAGTAGTGTTGAGCCACAACAGAAAAAGGGCCCAATTCTCGCCCTCCTGATTCGCCCCGCACCACTCATCACACCGCTGGTTTCGGCGGTGAGTACACTGCGGGACCCCCGACACTCCCCCACCATCAAGGGTCCAGATATCCCGGCTCTTGCCTGCCTTAATAGCTCCACCCGCACAGAGGATATATACGCGCACAATAACTTGGAAGTTTGGCACGAGACCATCATGTGCACTCCCGGCGGAGGACCCGTCGAGGGGACAACGACAAGCCTTCTGTTCTGGCGAGGAGAAACACTTTTTCACATCGACGACACCGCTCAACGCATCTCCAGTATCACCGAAGGAATAGTACGCAGGGTGGCAAAGCAAGAGGGGTCCGCTATCCGCCCTGAAACGGCTCCTCTCGAACGCATCATCGAGGAGGCCTCCGCAGGAGAGTGTGAAGTGTGGGCGGTAAACGCACTCCACGGTATACGTGCGGTGATAGCTATCAATAACACTGTGCTGGCAGCGCCAAAAGCGGAGCGTTTAGAGCGGTTCTCACTGCAACGATCACACGCAAAAGAATCTCTCAGCGTGCAATAA
- the leuS gene encoding leucine--tRNA ligase, which produces MSNKNGASAHEVYDFQAIQDRWLPVWEELKPFQIGQEPDSLPRKYVLDMFPYPSGDLHMGHAEAFCFGDAVARYWRGQGFSVLHPIGWDSFGLPAENAAIKRGVDPREWTYANIDQQKKSFRVYAPSFDWDRVVHTSDPEYYKWNQWLFLKMYERGLAYRKASWVNWDPVDQTVLANEQVLEDGTSERSGAVVVKKKLTQWYFKITDYADRLLDDLDQLEGTWPAKVLSMQRNWIGRSKGAEVDFEVEGREEKISVFTTRPDTLFGATFMVVAPDSDLAAELAAESTPEIQVAFDEYLTAVHKSSDVDRQNADREKTGIFLGKYATNPVNGERLPIWTADYVLADYGHGAVMAVPAHDQRDLDFARKFELPIRVVIDTTAAVTGVVPAVARDEDDIVVAPPTLDQINPAVTGEALAGDGRLINSGPLNGLSKTNAINRSVELLEEMGAGRAAKTYRLRDWLISRQRYWGTPIPILHGEDGELIPVEQDQLPVRLPSSEGLDLKPKGTSPLGAADEWATVVDPQTGRTLRRDPDTMDTFVDSSWYFLRFLSPNDDTRAFDPEMADAWAPVDQYVGGVEHAILHLLYARFVTKVLHDMGYVSFTEPFHALLNQGMVLLDGSKMSKSKGNLVEFDDELKAHGADALRLTLAFAGPPEDDIDWADVSVQGSAKFLARAWRVAQDVASETGVDWSGGDRKLRRHTHRFLAEVPGLAESFKFNVVIARLMELTNVTRKAIDGAVGPADPAVREAAEVITVALNLFAPYTAEDMWNKLGYPASVSTVVWRKALPELLVEDQVTAVIQVDGKLRDRVEVSPQISADDLEALARGSEAVARSLEGREIVNVIVRAPKIVNIATRAQ; this is translated from the coding sequence TTGAGCAACAAAAACGGCGCTTCCGCCCACGAGGTATACGACTTTCAGGCAATTCAGGATCGATGGCTTCCCGTGTGGGAGGAGTTGAAACCGTTCCAGATCGGGCAGGAGCCTGATTCCCTCCCGCGCAAATACGTTCTTGATATGTTTCCTTATCCCTCCGGCGATCTGCACATGGGGCATGCCGAGGCCTTTTGCTTTGGCGATGCCGTGGCGCGCTACTGGCGCGGGCAGGGTTTTAGCGTGCTCCACCCGATCGGATGGGACTCTTTTGGTTTGCCCGCTGAAAACGCAGCCATCAAACGGGGTGTTGATCCGCGGGAGTGGACCTACGCCAATATTGATCAGCAAAAAAAGAGTTTCCGTGTTTATGCTCCCTCGTTTGACTGGGACCGTGTGGTTCACACAAGCGATCCCGAATACTACAAGTGGAATCAGTGGTTGTTTCTCAAGATGTACGAAAGGGGCCTGGCCTATCGTAAAGCTAGCTGGGTTAACTGGGATCCGGTAGATCAGACGGTTCTTGCCAACGAGCAGGTGCTTGAAGACGGAACTTCCGAACGCTCGGGTGCCGTCGTGGTTAAGAAAAAGCTGACCCAGTGGTACTTCAAGATCACCGACTATGCAGACAGACTCCTTGATGATCTCGACCAGCTTGAGGGCACCTGGCCCGCCAAGGTTCTGAGTATGCAGCGCAACTGGATCGGTCGCTCGAAGGGGGCTGAGGTTGACTTTGAGGTGGAGGGGCGCGAAGAAAAAATCTCCGTCTTCACCACTCGGCCCGACACGCTCTTTGGCGCGACCTTTATGGTTGTTGCTCCGGACTCCGATCTGGCGGCCGAGTTGGCTGCCGAGTCTACTCCCGAGATTCAAGTCGCGTTTGATGAATACCTCACCGCAGTTCACAAGAGCAGCGATGTTGATCGACAGAATGCGGATCGTGAGAAGACGGGCATCTTCCTGGGGAAGTACGCCACCAACCCGGTCAACGGAGAGCGCCTCCCCATCTGGACCGCAGATTACGTTCTGGCGGACTACGGGCACGGCGCGGTGATGGCTGTGCCCGCCCACGATCAGCGCGATCTAGACTTTGCCCGCAAATTTGAGCTGCCGATTCGGGTCGTGATTGATACAACCGCGGCCGTGACGGGTGTGGTGCCCGCTGTGGCTCGTGACGAGGACGATATTGTGGTTGCGCCCCCAACGCTTGATCAGATTAACCCTGCCGTCACAGGGGAGGCGCTGGCGGGCGATGGTCGTCTTATTAACTCCGGCCCGTTGAACGGTCTGAGCAAGACCAACGCTATCAATCGTTCCGTTGAGCTTCTTGAGGAGATGGGAGCGGGGCGCGCCGCAAAGACCTACCGTCTGCGCGACTGGCTGATTTCAAGGCAGCGGTACTGGGGAACCCCCATCCCGATTTTGCACGGCGAAGACGGAGAACTTATCCCCGTCGAGCAGGATCAGCTACCGGTGAGGCTCCCCTCCAGCGAGGGCCTTGATCTCAAGCCCAAGGGAACGTCTCCCCTGGGGGCGGCAGACGAGTGGGCTACCGTTGTTGACCCTCAAACTGGGCGCACCCTGCGCCGTGACCCCGATACCATGGACACGTTTGTGGATAGTTCGTGGTATTTTCTGCGTTTCTTGAGCCCCAACGATGATACGCGGGCGTTTGATCCTGAAATGGCGGATGCCTGGGCTCCGGTTGATCAGTACGTGGGGGGTGTGGAGCACGCGATTCTTCATCTGCTCTACGCCCGGTTTGTCACCAAGGTTCTTCACGACATGGGGTATGTGAGCTTCACAGAGCCCTTCCACGCTCTCCTGAACCAGGGGATGGTTCTGCTTGACGGTTCCAAGATGAGCAAGAGCAAGGGAAATCTGGTTGAGTTTGACGACGAGCTTAAAGCTCACGGTGCGGATGCCCTGCGCCTCACCCTTGCGTTTGCCGGGCCTCCCGAGGACGATATCGATTGGGCGGATGTTTCGGTACAGGGATCCGCGAAGTTCCTTGCCCGGGCGTGGCGTGTGGCGCAGGATGTTGCGAGTGAAACCGGTGTCGATTGGAGCGGTGGTGATCGAAAACTGCGAAGGCACACCCACCGTTTTCTTGCGGAGGTTCCAGGATTGGCCGAGTCGTTTAAGTTTAACGTTGTTATCGCTCGCCTGATGGAACTCACTAACGTCACACGCAAGGCTATCGACGGTGCGGTGGGTCCGGCGGACCCCGCCGTTCGTGAGGCGGCAGAGGTTATTACGGTTGCGCTCAATCTTTTTGCGCCCTACACTGCCGAGGATATGTGGAACAAACTTGGATACCCCGCGAGTGTTTCCACCGTCGTGTGGCGTAAGGCTTTGCCTGAGCTTCTTGTGGAGGATCAGGTAACGGCGGTTATTCAGGTTGATGGCAAGCTGCGTGATCGTGTGGAGGTCTCACCTCAAATTTCCGCTGATGATCTGGAGGCTCTTGCTCGTGGAAGCGAAGCGGTGGCGCGTTCTCTCGAAGGTCGGGAAATCGTGAACGTTATTGTTCGTGCGCCAAAGATTGTAAATATCGCTACCCGGGCGCAATAG
- a CDS encoding helix-hairpin-helix domain-containing protein, translating into MVLAPSHWNLRSDPERGPVKTAGSPGAASGPISGTGAGVDSGVGADPGLAADAGATGRFVSTPDAGLTAGTEATVAPVARNPLRVTLLAACLAFVLALAAVVGWGVVGEWLQSDEAASDSTPEELENSVSSTASNAQGSTPSEPRAAGSGQQVYVHVLGQVVNPGLYVMTEGVRLVDAVAVAGGLTAEADSAAVNLARVISDGEQVYVPALGEVQQVVPQGTPSGGSSGATTGLVNLNVATQAELETLPRVGPTMAQRILEWRQNSGPFSAVEDLLNISGIGEKTFEGLRDLVSVR; encoded by the coding sequence ATGGTACTTGCTCCGTCTCATTGGAATCTCAGATCAGACCCCGAACGTGGGCCCGTTAAAACGGCTGGCTCACCGGGCGCTGCCTCAGGGCCGATTTCCGGCACCGGGGCGGGGGTCGATTCCGGGGTGGGGGCTGACCCGGGGTTGGCGGCCGATGCGGGGGCGACAGGCCGGTTCGTGTCGACGCCAGATGCAGGGTTAACGGCCGGCACTGAGGCCACGGTGGCCCCCGTCGCACGTAACCCTCTCCGAGTCACTCTGCTTGCTGCCTGTCTAGCTTTTGTGTTGGCGCTTGCCGCTGTTGTGGGTTGGGGTGTTGTGGGTGAATGGTTGCAATCCGACGAGGCGGCGTCAGACTCTACACCAGAGGAACTAGAGAACTCTGTCTCCTCGACAGCTTCAAACGCCCAGGGTTCCACTCCGAGCGAACCTCGTGCTGCAGGGAGTGGGCAGCAGGTCTATGTTCACGTTCTTGGTCAGGTTGTGAACCCCGGGCTATACGTTATGACGGAGGGGGTGCGGCTGGTAGACGCGGTTGCTGTAGCCGGAGGCCTCACCGCGGAGGCGGACTCGGCGGCAGTGAACCTGGCACGCGTAATATCCGACGGTGAGCAGGTCTACGTTCCGGCGCTGGGTGAGGTACAGCAGGTGGTCCCACAGGGGACACCGAGTGGGGGATCTTCCGGGGCAACTACCGGCCTGGTCAACCTCAACGTGGCAACTCAGGCCGAGCTAGAGACGCTTCCACGCGTGGGGCCGACAATGGCTCAGCGCATTCTGGAGTGGCGTCAGAACTCGGGTCCCTTCTCCGCGGTAGAAGATTTGCTCAACATTAGCGGCATAGGCGAGAAAACCTTTGAAGGGTTACGCGATCTTGTTTCTGTTCGATAA
- the cydC gene encoding thiol reductant ABC exporter subunit CydC, which translates to MSQHSSESLEREIIANAVPPRKNFSLSALLGVLGDFSAVALLGVSMWLIVRSSEQPPILYLTFAVVGVRAFAIGRAAFRYGERLTSHDAAFRQLSKLRVSFYERLLPIAPAGLQKTGRGDLMSRVVRDVDELQNYPLRVLQPLIMSGTVLTLSVVLVCFISLPAGLVLAVCLAVSSVLALGANRAVSARAEKEISRLRGRLADIILDTLAALSVLTVFGALEERLALVSQADAELRAAERRRAVGAGVAAAIVSLLAGLATVGAVLVTADSVAAGVLNAPLFAAAVLVPAAVFEVFGAVPVALASRREVQASAHRLATAVPERIPEGIPADTSTETLPQLPLTDSLLELQGVSAHHPGEDTPVLRDVTFSVMAGDRILIEGASGAGKSTLAQVLVRFVDYKGSYRVRGVEAQHLAQSAVRGVVGLCEQQPHLFDNDIRQNLLFAKPDATEDELLDVLERVGLAEWAAERGGLAARVGESGALVSGGQAQRIALARALLAGFPVIVFDEPTANVDPDRADRLVSDILGLARESGRAVIIISHTPVPSEGLTATLRLSGGRVLVK; encoded by the coding sequence GTGTCGCAGCATAGCTCGGAAAGTCTTGAGCGCGAGATTATCGCGAACGCGGTACCACCGCGGAAAAACTTTTCCCTCAGTGCGTTGCTCGGGGTACTGGGTGACTTTTCAGCGGTTGCGCTGCTCGGAGTGAGCATGTGGCTGATCGTCCGTTCGTCGGAACAACCTCCAATCCTGTACCTCACCTTTGCCGTTGTGGGGGTGCGTGCCTTTGCGATAGGCCGTGCGGCATTCCGCTATGGAGAGCGTCTTACCAGTCATGACGCCGCCTTTCGACAGCTCTCGAAGCTACGAGTTTCGTTTTACGAACGGCTTTTACCGATTGCACCGGCGGGGTTACAAAAAACCGGTCGCGGAGACCTCATGAGTCGGGTGGTGCGCGATGTGGATGAGCTGCAAAACTATCCTCTGCGGGTGCTGCAACCGCTGATCATGTCGGGAACAGTTCTGACGCTGAGCGTTGTTCTTGTGTGCTTTATTTCCCTTCCCGCGGGTCTGGTGCTTGCGGTCTGCTTAGCGGTATCGAGCGTTTTGGCCCTCGGAGCTAATCGGGCGGTATCGGCCCGGGCCGAGAAAGAAATTTCACGACTGCGAGGAAGACTGGCGGACATTATTCTCGACACCCTGGCTGCTCTGAGCGTGCTGACCGTTTTTGGGGCGCTGGAGGAGCGGTTGGCGCTGGTTTCTCAGGCCGATGCCGAGCTGCGAGCCGCCGAGCGGCGTAGAGCGGTTGGCGCGGGCGTGGCCGCCGCCATAGTGTCCCTGCTTGCCGGGCTCGCCACGGTTGGTGCGGTTTTGGTGACCGCGGATTCCGTGGCTGCGGGTGTGCTAAACGCCCCGCTCTTTGCCGCCGCGGTGTTGGTTCCCGCCGCGGTGTTTGAGGTTTTTGGTGCCGTTCCCGTGGCTCTGGCGTCTCGTCGTGAGGTTCAGGCTAGCGCTCACCGCTTGGCTACGGCCGTGCCCGAGAGAATACCGGAGGGCATTCCCGCGGACACCTCAACCGAGACGCTTCCTCAGCTTCCCCTCACGGATAGCCTGCTGGAGCTACAGGGGGTGTCCGCGCATCACCCGGGCGAGGACACGCCGGTTTTGCGTGACGTGACCTTCTCCGTGATGGCGGGTGATCGTATCCTTATCGAAGGGGCGAGCGGGGCGGGTAAGAGCACCCTGGCTCAGGTGCTGGTTCGCTTTGTGGATTATAAAGGTTCGTATCGGGTACGCGGGGTGGAGGCTCAACATCTAGCGCAGTCGGCTGTCCGCGGGGTTGTGGGCCTGTGTGAACAGCAACCACACCTTTTTGACAACGACATTCGTCAGAACCTTCTCTTTGCCAAGCCCGACGCCACCGAAGACGAGCTACTTGACGTGCTTGAGCGTGTGGGTCTGGCCGAGTGGGCAGCGGAACGAGGTGGGCTGGCTGCTCGGGTGGGGGAAAGCGGTGCGCTTGTCTCCGGTGGCCAGGCGCAGAGAATAGCACTTGCTCGCGCCCTTTTGGCGGGATTCCCCGTGATCGTTTTTGACGAACCCACCGCAAACGTTGATCCCGATCGGGCGGATCGGCTAGTCTCCGATATTCTCGGGCTTGCCCGGGAGAGCGGGCGGGCTGTCATTATTATTTCGCACACCCCGGTTCCCTCTGAGGGGCTTACCGCAACTCTGCGGCTCAGCGGTGGGAGAGTGCTGGTGAAGTGA